The genomic interval TTTCCTGTTTTTTCAAGTGACCTAATGGCCAATGACTTATTAAGTACTGTATGGCTGTTCCTAATGTTTATGAGTTTATCAAACCTGTTTGTCTAATGAATAATAAAGGAGGATATTACAAATTTATAATTAGGTGATTAAACATAGTTAGCGTAGTGTAAGGTAAAAAACCTTTAATGTATCTACAGTTTCTTACATTCAGACCAACATAATCGTGCACATATATTTGTCTGAAAATGCCTTCAACTCCTTACATTTGAACCTAAATAATGACGAACAATCACAGAAGAAATTGCACTGTGGCCACACTCACGTGCACAGTTTCCTTCTAAAGTTTGATTGCTTAGTATGTATACCATATAAACATTAGCTTCTGCAAACATAGCTCCATCCTTGTAATACCTTTCACCAATCTTAGTTACACCTTAACATTCTGCATGAGTTACCCTACCCTCATTGCAGTGTTAAACTTGAAAGGACTGATTGTGCGATTTGATCTGTTGTTGCATACATGCTATTTTCTATCTGAATTTTGGCTCTTGAACATTTCTTTTGTGAGTTTGCTGACATTCTCCATTTTCAGTGTCGTTGAAACCTGAACTTTTTGAAGGATTGAGGTTTGACTTCACTAAAGGATTAAATCAGAAGTTCTCACTCAGCCACAGGTAAGGGAAACAGATAATGTTGATATGTGTTTCACTTTCTTTTGGGCAATTTATTCTGACAACATCAACAGTGTTTTTATGGGTTCCTTAGAAGTTCCATCTCAGTCAACTGAAACTATAAAAGTTCCAACATCACATTACGAATTCGGTGCCAATTTTATAGATCCAAAGGTTTGTCCGTATGGAATTGAATATTATGAATTTTTTGCATAGTGTATTTTGTAACTTGTGATTTTGAAATGGAATTGTCTACAGTTAATTCTTGTAGGAAGGGTGATGACAGATGGAAGACTGAATGCTCGTGTGAAATGTGATCTGACAGATGATCTTACtctgaaaataaatgcacaggtACCTGAATTTGAATGTTGTGGTTAATCTTATGTGTGATGactgatatttttctttatttggcttttgaaatctcattcccCAGCTTACTCATGAGCCGCATTACTCCCAAGGAATGTTTAACTTTGACTACAAGGTCAGTATTTCAGACTACACTTCTTTGACCAATAAGTGAATTTCAATAATCTGTGAGAATTACTTATTAGAAAActactttttaattttgattgCTTCCATCTGATATCTGTAGTCCTCTTACAATTCACAAATCTGTGTAGGGGACAGACTACCGAGCTCAATTTCAAATTGGAAATAATGCGTTCTATGGGGCAAATTATATTCAGGTAAGCACCTTTACTTGCAGACGTGCATTTATCTTTAAAAGCCTCACATTGTCATCTTCAGGACTTTAGgtaaactgaaaagaaaaatgatgatATGTAAGCTTCTCCTTAGTTGTTCGTTTATTCATTGATTGTTTAGATTCTGCAGGAAAGATGGTTTAATATCTCGTTGTCTTGAATTTGTGATATTGTGGTTATGCTTATTGGCCTGTTTATTTGCTGTATTGATTCATTTGCGCCTTCCTCTGCCTTTTATATTACGACTGGAAATAAACTATACCATTTGGTTACAGACAGAAGTTGAGGTATTACGTTTGATATCAATTTGGAAATATCATGTCAGAACTGACATTTGTGCATTCAATATGCTGCTATGCAATTATGGTTCACAATTTACAATTGCCTCTTGTACACCTTGTTTGGGATTTGGATCATATAGGCTTCACGGTTCATATTGAGTTGCCTTGTAGTTTAGTGGGCAGATACATGTTAATCCTGACTAAACCAATTTCTGGTTTATATTTATGGTAAATTACCTGCACAAATATGGTTGTGAAGTTAAAATTTTCTTTATCTAGCACAAGTACAGTTGTGAAATTAAAATCTTCTCTGTTAAATCTTGTCTATTCTTGACAGTGAAACAATGAACTTTTGCATTTCAGAGTGTTACGCCGAATTTGTCAATGGGAACTGAAATATTCTGGCTTGGCCACCAAAGGAAGTCAGGAATTGGTTTTGCTTCTCGATATAATTCAGATAAAATGGTAAGGAGCTTATAGACCTTGTCAGTAGTCGATTCCACAATTCATCTTTGGATTGAGAACTGTTTTGGGCTGTAAGATAGTCAAGTTGATTGAGGTTTAACTGTGTAGCTTTTCATTCCCTGTAATCCTGTATACCTGTTTGCATGTGTACTTGATGTCCTCTTTCCAGACTGAGATTTCTTCCATTTTGGATTGCACTTTCCCCCAAGTTACTTGTTCAGTACCCCTAATGTCACTGAAAACAATGCTGGCTTGATTAGAAGAATGGGGGAATATATCCAATCCTTCAGGTTTGTGTATGCTTTAGTGTTTTCCCTGCCAATCCGATGGGAGCTGGGTCAAATCCACTCCTATCAAAGCAGGCCCTTAAGAATGAAACTCACCATTCCCGGTAAAACAATCCTTAGCAAGATCTGGTCCTTTCCTTTCACCAATCACTGTAAAAGCACTGTTATTCGTCATTGCTCAGTTGTCAGATTTAGTGACATTGTTAACAATTAACACAACCTCTTGTTTTGTACAAAGAGAATTGAGCTACCTTGAGGGTGTAAACTGAGCAAGATTTTTCTGTTTACTGCCATTGTAGGTGGGTACTCTACAGGTTGCCAGTACTGGTATAGTTGCCTTGAGCTATGTCCAGAAAGTTTCCGAGAAGGTAGGGCCCCACCAAGACCACCATTATTTTCAACAGAAGTTTCACACTTTATTTTAATCTGATTGTAAGGATATGGTATGCAGGTTTCCCTTGCGTCTGACTTCATGTATAATCACATGTCAAGGGACGTTACTTCCAGCTTTGGTTATGACTATATGCTTAGGCAGGTTAGTGTTTCTATCAAATAGCAAGTAGCAATGTATTCTTTCTTGAGCTTATCCAGTTTTGCATCTCTTCATGGACCTGTTTGTGTATATGGGTATCTGTGAATAGTACAAAGCTGTGTACTCTTGCTCCTGCAGTTCCTTGTTTTCTGATATTTCCGTTTAGTAGTTTTGAATTTATCAATGAATTTTACTGCAGTGCCGACTAAGGGGAAAAATTGACTCAAATGGTGTTGTTGCTGCATATTTGGAAGAGAGATTGAACATGGGagttaattttcttctttctgcaGAGGTATTAGTTGTATTACAGTTCAGGCTAACCTGCTCTATTCTTACCACtgtatttatactccctctgatCATAAAAATATCATATTCGCAACTTTGAACTATAATTTCTATTACAAAATGTTCGAAAAACCAGATAAACTTATAATACTATATTAAGGGAGTGTTTGAGAGGAGAAAGgagaaaattgagaagatacgtaaaacgagatgagtcattagcgtatgattagttaagtattaattattttaaacttcaaaaatggattaatatgattttttaaaacaactttcctatagatttttttttaaaaaaaatacaccgtttaatagttcaggaagcgtgcacgcggagAACAAGAGAAATCTTCTCTCTTTGTCCCTGGCTCAAAGGCAGCCTAAGTAACGCTTGAGATAAATCCAACATATAGTTTTTATACATCCAATCTAAATAATTTTATAGGAATAAGTCTACATAGTCCCCCATGACCAAAACAAATGTTCTCATGACCAGatgaagtatatattttttgttaacaagaagtgagtttttcagATTAGTGACTTTTGTGAACTTATGTTATGTGGTGCAGATTGACCATTCAAAGAAGAACTACAAGTTTGGTTTTGGAATGACCGTAGGAGAGTAAAATATGTTAACTGGAATGGTCGTGACTTGTGAGAGGACATGTGGTACTTCTGCGGTTGGCTGTATGCCCCTTGGAAGGATGTTCACATACTTCAAGCTTCGTGTTACGAGTGACCAGGTTCTTGCCCTTCTGAGTTGTGAATGCGAATATAGGAACGCTGTTGCTACTTTTACAGTCTTTTTTTGGCGTGATGGAGGTTGTCTCATTTTGGTTGCTAGATAAAAAGGGCATTAGGGGAGGGTAGTACATGATTCTTTGTTCAATCTTGGATGGAGCAAGCTGAATAGTGTTAATAATGTTGTACTGTCTCTGGCAAAATTTTACCCCGAGTGTCCGACGCTCGTCCTTTTTGTGTAATAGTAACACCTTGCACGAGCTGCAGAAGATAGCATTTAAAGTCATCTCATGTTTGATGTCCTCACGCGCATCCTATGTTCATAAATTGTAAGCCATTTGCGGTCTGCTGAACAAGTTATTGCTACCGACTGATGCACCTATTTTTGTTAGTGTAATATACATTTTTTGTTTGTTAGTGCATAAAAGGTATTAAAATTGCGTACCCGCCTTATGTGCATGATCAATCCTAAACATATGATGATGTTCTGCTAATCTATACGCTAATTTACTTGACCTATCAAGAAGGACGAGCTATTGAGCTAACCCTGACAATAGCCTAGCAAGTAATATTTCTACAAGAGAAACTTATTGGTCACAACTGGAGTTCGAGAAAAAATATGACTAACGACTGTAGACAACGTTTTATCGCCAAAGATATTTTTGGCACCTCAACACTTTACAACatccatttttaattttaatcggCTGTGTTACTCAATGAACTTCTAAACCGGACAAATATAATTATGATTTCATTAACATCATTTATAGGTATCCAAGGAACAAATATATCAGCGAAGGCAATACAGCAAGGACGGACAACAGCTTCGCTCTACTCACCAACCAATGGCATGATTATGCAATAATGTAGTCGGGTTTAGGCCACATGCGTTGCAAACCcgaaatatgagaaaaaaaaatcatcaagaaTGCAATTATATAATACTCCTTATTACTTACAAACATGACAAGTTATACTGCCATGCCATAAACAGCAAGGAGTGAAAATAACATGTCACCCGTGGAAGACGCCACGAAGGTAGCAATTCGTCCATAGATGAAGTTCATAAATTTGGGATCTAGAAGCATGGCAATTTCTAGCACAAACTAATATGATAAAACATTGTATGGAGTAGTAAATATTTATATACCTATACTTCATATCAGGGCAATTTTTAGCAGAATCTAGTGTGATAAACCATTGTGTTATTTGCGGGGTAGAGAAGGAAGATATTTCACATGCTTTGTGTCGTTGCCCACATGCAAAAGCGCTTTGGATGTCAATGAGGGAGGCAGGACATATTTCACAGGAAGCCAATTCTGCAAACACAGGTATGGCGTGGCTCTTTGATACTCTTCAATTCATCCCAAATTCCCAATCCCTAAACAAATGATGTCTCTAATGGTGTTTTGGCGAATCTAGCATGTATGAAATGAAATCGCTCACGGCAAATCGGCACCACCGGTGGCTGTCTCGCAGAAGTTTATCAAGAGCTACATCGACACTCTACTCCAAATCAAGCAACACCCTCAAGCAGATATGGAGAAGGCGAAGCATGTGGTGAGCTATGTCAATATGTCATACAACGTGCTACGAGATTGATGCTGCCTGACATAGGACCGGTTCAGAAGTGGGAGAAACCAAGAACAAGGTGGATGAAGCTGAAATTGATGGGTCTTTTGAAGATCAGGATGATCGGGGAGGAATTGGAATGATCCTAAGAGATAGTGCTGGCCAAGTTATTTTTGCATCATGGCACTCTCTGGATTATTGCACCGAGGTGCTGGAAGCTGAGTTTTTAGCATCCAAAGAAGGTTTATCCCTAAGGATCCAATGGATGTGCCTGCTAATTGTCGTAGAGACGGACTGCAGTACGGTGGTACAACTTCTTCAGGCCAAAACCAGCGATAAGTCGGGACTAGCTTATATAGTCAAAGAGGCAAAGGAGCTCATGACGGGACATAGGGAAATAGTGCTCAACAAAGTTCACCGAAGCAAGAATAATATTAGTTCTAAATATGAATATGTGTCCTTGTTGGTATTCTAGCCTGGAGCTAGCATTATTAAAgaactttaaaatatgaatatgtGTGACACTAAATATTGTTAGTTTAACAATTATTCAAAAGTTACGAATATTGACTTTACGGAAAAATATGAACACGTTATATTATTTTATGGGAGCTGTTATATTACGGGATTCCGATTAGACAGTATGATATCGTGCATGTATCGAATTCTGATACCCCATTAGTACCTACTAATACTTGTCAATATCAAATATGATACCCTGCCGGTATCAATATCAAATCTGATACCCTACCGGTATCAGTTGATACTTGTTAGTACTAGCTGATACTTATCGGTATTAAATCGGATACCCTATTGGTATCAACCAATACTTATCTGTACCAGCTGATACTTGTCCGTATCAGATCTGGTACTCTATCGTATCAACCGATACCTGTCGGTACCTACTAATACCCAATAAGTACTAGGCCGATATCCTTTCCCTCTCCCTTGATCCCTTTTCGGGCGATGACGACATTTTCCTCACCGatgcctctcccctctccggcgaggtcgATGTGCTCCCCAGCGATACAGAACCATTCTCCTGCAAGACCCTATTCCCCCACCCTCCTCTCTGGCAATGAGCTCCCCGGCAACGCAACAAGGCGGTGCGGGCCTCTTCTTCGAAAACGTACTTTGGTGGCGCGACAAGGCGGTTAGGCCCTTCTCAAATGAGCTCCCATTCTGCAGCAACGTCCGATGACGTGCTCCCTGGTGACCGAGCGAGGTGGGCATGGGTCTCTTCTCCGGCGAGTCCCTTCCACTTCTCCAGTGATATGCTCCTTGACGGAGCAACGAGGCAAGGCGTTCTCCGCTGCCACATTCCCAATGCCGCACTGCTCTTTTTTTGCATGCTTGATGCCTGTGCTATAGGGGACAAGGCACACAATCACGGAGACGATATCATCGCGGGTGCTTGGGATGGGATTCCATCCCCTAGCATTCTCTTTTCTTTATATCCATGAAGTGATAAGATAAAATCTTAGGGacatcaaaataatttcacGTCAATCTTTGTATCTACTAAAGCTCCTTAGAACTACCTAGGTCCTCTTTGATTTgtagaaaaacataaaaattttagaggatttctaTCGTATAGGAAATTTCCTATCAAATCCTTTGAAATGATggattgaatcctatcaaaTCATTTGAAATTTCTACGGATGGACaattctatagagattttggagaaaagttagcaagagTTCAAACCTTTTGGAAAATTTTCTGAGTATCCCTCTCATGCGATTTCTGCATTTTTCCTACTTGAAACGATTGTTTATGTGTTTTTCCATGAGTTTTACAATCATCTGTTTTGAACTTAAATTCCTGTcaaaatcctatatttttctatttgtttgtttgtcaATACCGCGTTTAAAAGGATCCATTATATTCCGTGGATAGAGGCCATGTGCTGCTCCGGCAATTCTTCCTCTACATCGTTCTCACGCTGCAACCATCTTGGAAGCCCTCTCTACTAGGCTCCTCCGACATTGGTGTCAATTCATGGTGGTCCCCTACATTCGCCTGTGCGGTATTGGTAACCCCGTTGCACGCATTCATCCCGAGTTGTCTCTAGGTCTGGCAAACCCGATGTGACGTCTCGTCCTTCATGGTTCGACAACATCGACTCTTCGGCGTCATCTTCCTTAACAACTGCAACAGcacgtcatcgtcatcgtcttcAACACGTCCTCGCTCACGACCACTCTACGGCGTCCCATGCGCACCCTGCGGCTCGGCTATCTCGACATCATTGGCTCCCCGACTTCGACTACATCGACCACAACTACTTTACACATGGCTTCATCGATCATGGGTCCCTCATGTCCTTCGTTTTGGTTACGTCGAGTATGACACAAAGGGTTATCATCCGTATTGAGCACTCTCGTCTTTCTTCTCCAGTCTAAGTGTTCATGTTGCTCACGCTTGGACTGTGGGGGATGTTAGAATACATGGATAGGATCGTATTGTATCCGATTTGTTGTGATATGATAGGATTAGTTttcatctctatctctctgAGTTTACTTAAGATACAATccatataacatatatatatatatagacccCTGAGACTCAATACAACGTGTCCAATATTTGTAgtattcccctctctctctctctccctctggtATTCAACAATTATTATCCGTTTATATTTTCCAGTGAAGTATGGCTTGACGAGATGTACCCGAACTAGCGTTGATGGCCCCCAAGCTGTTGTAGATGGAGTATATGTAGTACACCCCCGTCACTCGGCGCACGCACACGAACACAAAAACACACAGCCGCACACGCACGCTCGCCGCGCTCCCCATCTCCACATGTCAAACACATATCAAGAAGCACAAGAATCGGCGCCATGGCTATGATTATGCTGCCCgcggcctcggccgccgccgctgcctccgttTTGGCGCTCCTCGTGCTCACCTCGCTGCAGCCGCACGCGGCGCGGGCGCAGGTAGCGTCCTCGCcgtgggcggcgccggcgccctgGCCCGGCGAGCTCGACTGCACGGGCGCGCTGCTGAACCTCTCCTCGTGCCTCACCTACGTGGAGTACCGGAGCACGCTGACCCGGCCGGACAAGGGCTGCTGCGGCGCGCTCGCgggcgtcgtcgacggcgaggccgccTGCCTGTGCGGACTCGTCGGCGGGTACGGCGCGTACGGGGTCCGCGTCGACGCCGTCCGCGCCCTCGCGCTGCCCACCATCTGCCGCGTCGACGCGCCCCCGCCCAGGCTCTGCGCCGCGCTCGGTGTGcccgtcgccgagccgccgggCGGCGCCGTGCCGGAGGAGTCAGGTACGACACGGCCGCCCTCTGCCGCGTGCAATCAATTAAACGGAGCTGTCGTAAATTGACCGCCTTTGCTACACCTTTTCCGTTTCTTTTTGCAATGTGGAGTTTAAATGCACAACCTTTAATTTGTTGAAAATTGCATGCTAATCAAAGACCTGTACTTTACTAGATTCTTATACTGCACATACTCCTCCCGTAAAAAACTAagctagtactggatgtgacactatctaaattcattaatagcATAATGTATCCCATATAATcttaatatttgttttttgggatggagagagtacgtTGTTACTAGTAGCTCAAAACTATCAAATCATTTGCATCTTTAATTTGACAAACTCCCGTTAGGAATCAGTACTCctggctccacctccacctatTCCATTGTCAAATCAACTGTCATCTAGCACTAGCACGCGATACAGCAGAATTTTACTCCACTGTATGTAAAAATCGAGTTTTCTGAAGTAGTGAAGAGCAAAGTGAATCTACGTAATCAAGTAGGTGTATCAGATAATGTGATTATGTTTGTACTGTTAGTGATATATTCAGTGGCTAGAACTTTCAAGGAATCAAAATATTCGACCGAACCACCACCCTTTTTGGGTAGCCGAATGTCGGCACTGCCAAAATTAAAGCAGCACGGCAAGAAAATGTCTGATCAAATTTCTCATGTATACTTGTTTCACACGGCGAGATTTGACTGTACTGACAATGTCTCAAACATCCGGCAGGGTTGTCCGGCGGCATGCCGGCCAACGCACCGTCAACGGCGGCcaccggcagcagcggcggcggcggtccggcGACGCACCGACCCACAAGACGCCACCTGattcttcttctgctgctcCTGGTGTTCCCCGCTTCGCTGCTGCTCCTGTAAAACTACCCCGTCACACCGGCAAGCAGCACACATCTGACctgtacatgcatgtacaccGTTCGTCGATTCAATTCCTCTCAGAATTCTTCCGTGACATTGCCCACGGCTTAGATCGCGTCATCGCCGCGAGCAGCGTCCGCCATGCCCGATGCCACCCTCGTCCGGTGGGTGGCGCGTGATGGCGACGCCCGAGCGAGCTAGCGGAGCCGAGCCGAGCAGCTTCGGCGCGGGGGAGCAACCGACCGGGGCAGCAAGACGCGTGACATGGTTAACGCCGCCTCGGCTAGCAGGCTAGGTGGTTGGTgcatcgcgcgcgcgcgggcacgGGCGGCATGTGAGCCTGCGAGCTGTGGCCGCTGCTGCTACTCTGCTCGCTGTGTGGATCGCCAGCGATCGGTTGCTGCGGTGCGCGTGTGCCATGCCATCGGCAGCCAGCGATGCGTGTACAATACACACACGGCCTCGCGG from Oryza glaberrima chromosome 3, OglaRS2, whole genome shotgun sequence carries:
- the LOC127768226 gene encoding mitochondrial import receptor subunit TOM40-1-like — translated: MGSAASAAAPPPPPTAQPHMAAPPYGAGLAGILPPKPDGEEEGKKKEVEKVDYLNLPCPVPFEEIQREALMSLKPELFEGLRFDFTKGLNQKFSLSHSVFMGSLEVPSQSTETIKVPTSHYEFGANFIDPKLILVGRVMTDGRLNARVKCDLTDDLTLKINAQLTHEPHYSQGMFNFDYKGTDYRAQFQIGNNAFYGANYIQSVTPNLSMGTEIFWLGHQRKSGIGFASRYNSDKMVGTLQVASTGIVALSYVQKVSEKVSLASDFMYNHMSRDVTSSFGYDYMLRQCRLRGKIDSNGVVAAYLEERLNMGVNFLLSAEIDHSKKNYKFGFGMTVGE
- the LOC127765974 gene encoding non-specific lipid transfer protein GPI-anchored 2-like; this encodes MAMIMLPAASAAAAASVLALLVLTSLQPHAARAQVASSPWAAPAPWPGELDCTGALLNLSSCLTYVEYRSTLTRPDKGCCGALAGVVDGEAACLCGLVGGYGAYGVRVDAVRALALPTICRVDAPPPRLCAALGVPVAEPPGGAVPEESGLSGGMPANAPSTAATGSSGGGGPATHRPTRRHLILLLLLLVFPASLLLL